A genomic stretch from Arachis stenosperma cultivar V10309 chromosome 3, arast.V10309.gnm1.PFL2, whole genome shotgun sequence includes:
- the LOC130968513 gene encoding protein KINESIN LIGHT CHAIN-RELATED 1: protein MPGLVKTPPEAPPLRVSVPNTPTQRSESIRTPSPLPKKPPSPSPSRSKKKTPETPNSNHLLSDASLDNPDLGPFLLKLARDTIASGDGPAKALDYAIRASKSFERCALDGEPSLDLAMSFHVLAAIYCSLGRFEEAVPVLERAIQVPDVARGADHALAAFSGYMQLGDTFSMLGQVDKSISCYDQGLQIQIQALGETDPRVGETCRYLAEANVQAMQFDKAEELCKKTLEIHRVHSEPASLEEAADRRLMALICEAKGDYEAALEHLVLASMAMIANGQDNEVASIDVSIGNIYMSLCRFDEAIFSYQKALTVFKSAKGENHSSVASVFVRLADLYHRTGKLRESKSYCENALRIYSKPVPGTTAEEIAGGLTEVSAIFESVDEPEEALKLLQKAMKLLEDKPGQQSTIAGIEARMGVMYYMIGRYEDSRNSFESAVAKLRVSGERKSAFFGVVLNQMGLACVQLFKIDEAAELFEEARGILEQECGPCHQDTLGVYSNLAATYDAMGRVGDAIEILEYVLKLREEKLGIANPDFEDEKRRLAELLKEAGKTRDRKAKSLENLIDPNSKRTKKEGAKRWPGLGFRI, encoded by the exons ATGCCGGGTCTCGTTAAGACCCCACCGGAAGCTCCACCCCTCCGAGTCTCAGTACCCAACACTCCAACCCAAAGATCCGAATCCATCAGAACCCCTTCCCCTCTTCCCAAGAAACCACCCTCACCTTCTCCCTCCCGATCCAAGAAGAAGACTCCCGAAACCCCCAATTCCAACCACCTTCTCTCCGATGCCTCTCTCGATAACCCCGATCTTGGCCCATTTCTCCTCAAGCTAGCCCGCGACACCATCGCTTCTGGCGACGGGCCTGCCAAGGCCCTCGACTACGCTATCCGGGCTTCTAAGTCCTTTGAGCGATGCGCCCTCGACGGCGAGCCCAGCCTCGACCTCGCCATGAGCTTCCACGTCCTCGCCGCCATCTACTGCAGCTTAGGGAGGTTCGAGGAGGCTGTGCCGGTGCTTGAGCGCGCGATCCAGGTTCCTGACGTCGCAAGAGGTGCGGATCACGCGCTCGCCGCTTTCTCCGGGTACATGCAGCTCGGAGACACGTTCTCCATGCTTGGCCAGGTCGATAAGTCCATCTCTTGCTACGACCAGGGACTCCAGATTCAGATCCAAGCCTTGGGCGAGACTGATCCTAGGGTTGGAGAAACTTGCAG ATACTTGGCTGAGGCCAATGTTCAAGCGATGCAGTTTGATAAGGCAGAAGAACTGTGCAAGAAGACGCTTGAGATTCATCGTGTGCACAGCGAACCAGCCTCTCTTGAAGAGGCAGCTGATAGAAGGCTTATGGCCCTTATATGCGAGGCAAAAGGGGATTACGAAGCGGCTCTTGAGCACCTTGTCCTTGCCAGCATGGCGATGATTGCAAATGGACAGGACAATGAAGTTGCTTCTATTGATGTCAGCATTGGAAACATCTACATGTCTCTCTGTCGCTTTGACGAGGCTATCTTCTCGTACCAGAAGGCACTTACTGTGTTCAAATCAGCCAAGGGAGAAAACCACTCTTCGGTTGCATCTGTCTTTGTAAGACTAGCTGATTTGTACCACAGGACTGGAAAGCTTCGAGAGTCCAAGTCCTATTGCGAAAATGCCCTTAGAATATACTCAAAACCAGTGCCTGGAACCACTGCAGAAGAGATTGCTGGTGGTTTGACTGAAGTTTCGGCCATTTTTGAGTCTGTGGATGAGCCTGAGGAAGCACTGAAGCTTTTACAAAAGGCAATGAAATTGTTGGAGGATAAACCAGGACAGCAGAGCACAATTGCTGGGATAGAAGCACGCATGGGGGTGATGTATTACATGATTGGGCGGTATGAAGATTCAAGGAACTCTTTTGAGAGTGCCGTAGCAAAACTCAGGGTCAGTGGAGAAAGGAAGTCTGCCTTCTTTGGCGTTGTTTTGAACCAGATGGGGTTGGCATGTGTGCAGCTGTTCAAGATAGATGAGGCTGCTGAACTGTTTGAAGAAGCTAGGGGCATTCTTGAACAAGAGTGTGGCCCATGCCATCAAGATACTCTTGGAGTGTATAGCAATCTTGCAGCAACTTATGATGCTATGGGAAG AGTGGGAGATGCAATTGAGATCTTAGAGTATGTGCTTAAATTGAGGGAAGAAAAGCTCGGAATTGCAAATCCTGATTTTGAAGATGAGAAGCGCAGGCTTGCTGAGCTCCTGAAAGAAGCAGGCAAGACACGAGATAGGAAAGCGAAATCTCTGGAAAACCTGATTGATCCAAACTCAAAGAGGACCAAGAAGGAGGGGGCAAAGAGATGGCCTGGTTTGGGTTTTAGAATTTAA